A single region of the Dryobates pubescens isolate bDryPub1 chromosome 11, bDryPub1.pri, whole genome shotgun sequence genome encodes:
- the WDR47 gene encoding WD repeat-containing protein 47 isoform X1 — MTAEETVNVKEAEIIKLILDFLNSRKLHISMLALEKESGVINGLFSDDMLFLRQLILDGQWDEVLQFIQPLECMEKFDKKRFRYIIMKQKFLEALCVNNAMSAEDEPQHLEFTMREAVQCLHALEEYCPSKEDYSKLCLLLTLPRLTNHAEFKDWNPSTARVHCFEEACVMVAEFIPADRKLSEAGFKASNNRLFQLVMKGLLYECCVEFCQSKATGEEITESEVLLGIDLLCGNGCDDLDLSLLSWLQNLPATVFSCAFEQKMLNIHVDKLLKPTKAAYADLLTPLISKLSPYPSSPMRRPQSADAYMTRSLNPALDGLSCGLTNHDKRVTDLGTKTSPMSHSFANFHYPGVQNLSRSLMLENTECHSIFEESPERSDTPVEPQHPISSETQCQSSVPENEQRSGTQSHGPAKQEKNELRDSTEQFQEYYRQRLRYQQHLEQKEQQRQLYQQMLLEGGVNQEDGADQQQNLTEQFLNRSIQKLGELNMGMDSLGNDVQTLSQQCNGSKGNASTNPASNFTSAPSDAGQRITTDSQNVNTSTPRKRGAANQIPFPEESPVQGNQIASEHAVTQSQSEDSSGNLSRTRCDEEDKSKKQFICINTLEDTQAVRAVAFHPSGSLYAVGSNSKTLRVCAYPEVIDPSAYSVPKQPVVRFKRNKHHKGSIYCVAWSPCGQLLATGSNDKYVKVLPFNAETCNATGPDLEFSMHDGTIRDLAFMEGPESGGAILISAGAGDCNIYTTDCQRGQGLHALSGHTGHILALYTWSGWMIASGSQDKTVRFWDLRVPSCVRVVGTTFHGTGSAVASVAVDPSGRLLATGQEDSSCMLYDIRGGRMVQSYHPHSSDVRSVRFSPGAHYLLTGSYDMKIKVTDLQGDLTKQLPLMVVGEHKDKVIQCRWHTQDLSFLSSSADRTVTLWTYNG, encoded by the exons AAG ATTTCGTTACATTATAATGAAGCAGAAGTTCTTGGAAGCCTTATGTGTAAACAATGCCATGTCAGCAGAAGATGAGCCTCAGCAT CTGGAATTTACCATGCgagaggctgtgcagtgccTACATGCGCTGGAAGAATATTGTCCCTCGAAGGAAGACTACAGTaaactctgcttgctgctgacgCTGCCGCGCTTGACCAACCATGCCGAATTCAAGGACTGGAATCCCAGCACTGCGCGGGTTCACTGCTTTGAAGAAGCCTGCGTCATGGTGGCAGAGTTTATTCCTGCTGATAGGAAACTGAGTGAGGCTGGCTTCAAAGCAAGTAACAATCGTTTGTTTCAGCTTGTAATGAAGGGATTGCTTTATGAATGTTGTGTGGAGTTCTGTCAGAGTAAAGCAACTGGAGAAGAGATCACAGAAAGTGAAGTATTGCTGGGCATTGACCTCCTGTGTGGCAATGGGTGTGATGACTTGGACCTTAGTTTATTGTCGTGGCTGCAGAATCTGCCAGCTACTGTTTTTTCTTGTGCTTTTGAACAAAAGATGCTTAATATTCACGTTGATAAACTCCTCAAGCCTACAAAAGCTGCGTACGCTGATCTTTTGACACCTCTTATCAGCAAACTTTCTCCTTATCCATCATCCCCAATGCGACGGCCTCAGTCAGCAGATGCTTACATGACCCGCTCCTTGAACCCTGCCTTGGATGGGCTCTCATGTGGATTAACCAATCACGATAAGCGAGTCACAGACCTTGGGACCAAAACTTCTCCAATGTCTCATTCTTTTGCGAATTTCCATTACCCAGGAGTACAGAATCTCAGCCGAAGTCTCATGCTTGAGAATACAGAGTGTCACAGCATTTTTGAAGAGTCACCTGAGCG AAGTGATACTCCTGTGGAGCCACAGCATCCCATCAGCAGTGAAACTCAGTGCCAGAGTTCAGTTCCAGAAAATGAACAACGTAGTGGAACACAGAGTCATGGACCAGccaagcaagaaaaaaatgag cttcGTGATTCAACAGAGCAGTTTCAGGAATATTACAGACAAAGGCTACGTTACCAGCAGCACTTGGAGCAGAAAGAGCAACAACGACAGCTGTACCAGCAAATGCTGCTGGAAGGAGGTGTAAATCAAGAAGATGGAGCTGATCAGCAACAGAATCTTACTGAACAGTTTCTAAAcag ATCTATCCAGAAACTAGGAGAATTAAATATGGGCATGGACAGTCTTGGAAATGATGTACAGACACTTAGCCAGCAGTGTAATGGGAGCAAAGGGAATGCATCTACCAATCCAGCAAGTAACTTCACATCAGCACCTTCAGATGCTGGTCAGAGGATAACAACTGATAGCCAGAATGTTAATACCAGCACTCCTCGGAAGCGTGGGGCAGCTAATCAGATACCCTTTCCTGAAGAGTCACCTGTGCAGGGGAATCAAAT TGCATCAGAGCATGCTGTCACTCAGTCACAGTCAGAAGACTCTTCAGGGAATTTAAGTAGGACAAGATGTGATGAG GAGGACAAATCAAAAAAGCAATTCATTTGCATTAATACTCTAGAAGACACACAAGCTGTTAGAGCTGTAGCCTTTCATCCCAGTGGGAGCTTATATGCTGTTGGCTCCAACTCTAAAACGTTGAGAGTGTGTGCCTATCCAGAAGTAATTGATCCGAG TGCTTACAGTGTTCCTAAACAACCTGTAGTTCGCTTCAAAAGGAACAAGCATCACAAAGGATCAATCTACTGTGTAGCCTGGAGTCCCTGTGGACAGCTGTTAGCTACTGGTTCCAATGATAAATACGTGAAAGTACTGCCTTTTAATGCAGAAACTTGTAATGCAACAG GACCCGATTTGGAGTTCAGCATGCACGATGGGACAATCAGAGATCTTGCTTTTATGGAAGGCCCAGAAAGTGGTGGTGCTATTTTAataagtgctggagcaggggactGTAATATTTACACAACAGACTGTCAGCGAGGACAAGGCCTGCATGCTCTAAGTGGTCACACTG GCCACATCTTAGCACTTTATACATGGAGTGGTTGGATGATTGCATCTGGGTCCCAGGACAAGACTGTAAGATTCTGGGATCTGAGAGTGCCAAGCTGTGTTCGTGTAGTGGGAACAACATTTCACGGAACAG GAAGTGCTGTAGCGTCAGTAGCTGTTGATCCTAGTGGTCGTCTCCTGGCTACAGGACAAGAGGACTCTAGCTGTATGCTGTATGACATTCGAGGAGGACGAATGGTGCAGAGCTACCATCCTCATTCCAGTGATGTCCGTTCTGTTCGCTTCTCTCCGGGGGCACACTACCTGCTCACAGGATCCTATGATATGAAAATAAAGGTGACAGACTTGCAAG GGGATCTCACGAAGCAGCTTCCTCTTATGGTTGTGGGAGAGCACAAGGACAAAGTTATCCAATGCAGATGGCATACACAAGATCTTTCCTTCTTGTCATCCTCTGCAGACAGAACTGTAACCCTTTGGACTTACAACGGGTAA
- the WDR47 gene encoding WD repeat-containing protein 47 isoform X2 has product MTAEETVNVKEAEIIKLILDFLNSRKLHISMLALEKESGVINGLFSDDMLFLRQLILDGQWDEVLQFIQPLECMEKFDKKRFRYIIMKQKFLEALCVNNAMSAEDEPQHLEFTMREAVQCLHALEEYCPSKEDYSKLCLLLTLPRLTNHAEFKDWNPSTARVHCFEEACVMVAEFIPADRKLSEAGFKASNNRLFQLVMKGLLYECCVEFCQSKATGEEITESEVLLGIDLLCGNGCDDLDLSLLSWLQNLPATVFSCAFEQKMLNIHVDKLLKPTKAAYADLLTPLISKLSPYPSSPMRRPQSADAYMTRSLNPALDGLSCGLTNHDKRVTDLGTKTSPMSHSFANFHYPGVQNLSRSLMLENTECHSIFEESPERDTPVEPQHPISSETQCQSSVPENEQRSGTQSHGPAKQEKNELRDSTEQFQEYYRQRLRYQQHLEQKEQQRQLYQQMLLEGGVNQEDGADQQQNLTEQFLNRSIQKLGELNMGMDSLGNDVQTLSQQCNGSKGNASTNPASNFTSAPSDAGQRITTDSQNVNTSTPRKRGAANQIPFPEESPVQGNQIASEHAVTQSQSEDSSGNLSRTRCDEEDKSKKQFICINTLEDTQAVRAVAFHPSGSLYAVGSNSKTLRVCAYPEVIDPSAYSVPKQPVVRFKRNKHHKGSIYCVAWSPCGQLLATGSNDKYVKVLPFNAETCNATGPDLEFSMHDGTIRDLAFMEGPESGGAILISAGAGDCNIYTTDCQRGQGLHALSGHTGHILALYTWSGWMIASGSQDKTVRFWDLRVPSCVRVVGTTFHGTGSAVASVAVDPSGRLLATGQEDSSCMLYDIRGGRMVQSYHPHSSDVRSVRFSPGAHYLLTGSYDMKIKVTDLQGDLTKQLPLMVVGEHKDKVIQCRWHTQDLSFLSSSADRTVTLWTYNG; this is encoded by the exons AAG ATTTCGTTACATTATAATGAAGCAGAAGTTCTTGGAAGCCTTATGTGTAAACAATGCCATGTCAGCAGAAGATGAGCCTCAGCAT CTGGAATTTACCATGCgagaggctgtgcagtgccTACATGCGCTGGAAGAATATTGTCCCTCGAAGGAAGACTACAGTaaactctgcttgctgctgacgCTGCCGCGCTTGACCAACCATGCCGAATTCAAGGACTGGAATCCCAGCACTGCGCGGGTTCACTGCTTTGAAGAAGCCTGCGTCATGGTGGCAGAGTTTATTCCTGCTGATAGGAAACTGAGTGAGGCTGGCTTCAAAGCAAGTAACAATCGTTTGTTTCAGCTTGTAATGAAGGGATTGCTTTATGAATGTTGTGTGGAGTTCTGTCAGAGTAAAGCAACTGGAGAAGAGATCACAGAAAGTGAAGTATTGCTGGGCATTGACCTCCTGTGTGGCAATGGGTGTGATGACTTGGACCTTAGTTTATTGTCGTGGCTGCAGAATCTGCCAGCTACTGTTTTTTCTTGTGCTTTTGAACAAAAGATGCTTAATATTCACGTTGATAAACTCCTCAAGCCTACAAAAGCTGCGTACGCTGATCTTTTGACACCTCTTATCAGCAAACTTTCTCCTTATCCATCATCCCCAATGCGACGGCCTCAGTCAGCAGATGCTTACATGACCCGCTCCTTGAACCCTGCCTTGGATGGGCTCTCATGTGGATTAACCAATCACGATAAGCGAGTCACAGACCTTGGGACCAAAACTTCTCCAATGTCTCATTCTTTTGCGAATTTCCATTACCCAGGAGTACAGAATCTCAGCCGAAGTCTCATGCTTGAGAATACAGAGTGTCACAGCATTTTTGAAGAGTCACCTGAGCG TGATACTCCTGTGGAGCCACAGCATCCCATCAGCAGTGAAACTCAGTGCCAGAGTTCAGTTCCAGAAAATGAACAACGTAGTGGAACACAGAGTCATGGACCAGccaagcaagaaaaaaatgag cttcGTGATTCAACAGAGCAGTTTCAGGAATATTACAGACAAAGGCTACGTTACCAGCAGCACTTGGAGCAGAAAGAGCAACAACGACAGCTGTACCAGCAAATGCTGCTGGAAGGAGGTGTAAATCAAGAAGATGGAGCTGATCAGCAACAGAATCTTACTGAACAGTTTCTAAAcag ATCTATCCAGAAACTAGGAGAATTAAATATGGGCATGGACAGTCTTGGAAATGATGTACAGACACTTAGCCAGCAGTGTAATGGGAGCAAAGGGAATGCATCTACCAATCCAGCAAGTAACTTCACATCAGCACCTTCAGATGCTGGTCAGAGGATAACAACTGATAGCCAGAATGTTAATACCAGCACTCCTCGGAAGCGTGGGGCAGCTAATCAGATACCCTTTCCTGAAGAGTCACCTGTGCAGGGGAATCAAAT TGCATCAGAGCATGCTGTCACTCAGTCACAGTCAGAAGACTCTTCAGGGAATTTAAGTAGGACAAGATGTGATGAG GAGGACAAATCAAAAAAGCAATTCATTTGCATTAATACTCTAGAAGACACACAAGCTGTTAGAGCTGTAGCCTTTCATCCCAGTGGGAGCTTATATGCTGTTGGCTCCAACTCTAAAACGTTGAGAGTGTGTGCCTATCCAGAAGTAATTGATCCGAG TGCTTACAGTGTTCCTAAACAACCTGTAGTTCGCTTCAAAAGGAACAAGCATCACAAAGGATCAATCTACTGTGTAGCCTGGAGTCCCTGTGGACAGCTGTTAGCTACTGGTTCCAATGATAAATACGTGAAAGTACTGCCTTTTAATGCAGAAACTTGTAATGCAACAG GACCCGATTTGGAGTTCAGCATGCACGATGGGACAATCAGAGATCTTGCTTTTATGGAAGGCCCAGAAAGTGGTGGTGCTATTTTAataagtgctggagcaggggactGTAATATTTACACAACAGACTGTCAGCGAGGACAAGGCCTGCATGCTCTAAGTGGTCACACTG GCCACATCTTAGCACTTTATACATGGAGTGGTTGGATGATTGCATCTGGGTCCCAGGACAAGACTGTAAGATTCTGGGATCTGAGAGTGCCAAGCTGTGTTCGTGTAGTGGGAACAACATTTCACGGAACAG GAAGTGCTGTAGCGTCAGTAGCTGTTGATCCTAGTGGTCGTCTCCTGGCTACAGGACAAGAGGACTCTAGCTGTATGCTGTATGACATTCGAGGAGGACGAATGGTGCAGAGCTACCATCCTCATTCCAGTGATGTCCGTTCTGTTCGCTTCTCTCCGGGGGCACACTACCTGCTCACAGGATCCTATGATATGAAAATAAAGGTGACAGACTTGCAAG GGGATCTCACGAAGCAGCTTCCTCTTATGGTTGTGGGAGAGCACAAGGACAAAGTTATCCAATGCAGATGGCATACACAAGATCTTTCCTTCTTGTCATCCTCTGCAGACAGAACTGTAACCCTTTGGACTTACAACGGGTAA